One genomic segment of Hydra vulgaris chromosome 14, alternate assembly HydraT2T_AEP includes these proteins:
- the LOC100204516 gene encoding histone-lysine N-methyltransferase SUV39H2: protein MGKPKPKKDKPLLACKVVVLEDVNQLAKKYRGKFQLTLKTIRKKGYENYIDPTQNMLLVQWETLLNKICHEDPVIAVENFVDNEGPPDNFTYVRQNITHGLANDLLDPNFLAGCECFPRCSQNTCSCPKNSGHKFAYDRNKRVLLPPQSPIYECNKRCKCGDDCPNRVLQKGLTVRVCIFRTDNGRGWGLKTREFIPKDMFVVEYVGEVITSDDAERRGKLYDERQQTYLFDLDFNGDPTFTIDAHEYGNVSHFINHSCDPNLRVFTVWVDTLDPRLPRLGLFALRDIKQGEELTFDYTCGQKESKTSNEIKMYCACGAPNCRKYLF from the exons ATGGGTAAGCCCAAGCCAAAGAAAGATAAACCATTGCTAGCTTGCAAAGTTGTAGTTTTAGAAGATGTTAATCAACTAGCTAAAAAGTATAGGGGAAAATTCCAATTAACTTTgaaaacaattagaaaaaagggttatgaaaattatattgatCCAACCCAAAACATGTTGTTAGTTCAATGGGAGACTCTGCTTAATAAAATATGTCATGAAGATCCTGTTATTGCCgttgaaaactttgttgataaTGAAGGTCCACCAGATAATTTTACCTATGTTAGACAAAACATTACTCACGGATTAGCTAATGATTTACTTGATCCAAATTTTTTAGCTGGTTGTGAATGTTTTCCTCGATGCTCTCAAAATACTTGTTCATGTCCCAAAAATAGTGGGCATAAGTTTGCATACGATAGAAATAAAAGAGTTTTACTTCCTCCACAATCTCCAATTTATGAATGCAATAAACGCTGCAAGTGTGGTGATGATTGTCCAAATCGGGTCTTGCAAAAAGGATTAACAGTTAGG gTTTGCATATTCAGAACTGATAATGGTAGAGGATGGGGTTTAAAGACAAGGGAATTTATTCCCAAAGATATGTTTGTTGTAGAATATGTTGGAGAAGTAATTACAAGTGATGATGCAGAAAGAAGAGGAAAGTTGTATGATGAACGTCAGCAAACATACTTGTTTGACTTAGATTTTAATGGAGATCCAACGTTTACTATAGATGCTCATGAATATGGAAATGTTTCTCATTTTATTAATCATTCT TGCGATCCAAATCTACGCGTTTTTACAGTATGGGTGGATACCCTTGATCCTCGTCTACCTCGTTTAGGGTTATTTGCTCTTCGGGATATAAAACAGGGAGAAGAGTTAACATTCGATTACACCTGCGGACAAAAAGAATCAAAAACGTCTAACGAAATTAAAATGTACTGCGCTTGTGGCGCACCTAAttgtagaaaatatttgttttaa